From Terriglobia bacterium, a single genomic window includes:
- a CDS encoding secondary thiamine-phosphate synthase enzyme YjbQ, whose product MKSYREELTFDTKTRRAYINITPQVEAALKKSGVKEGLCLVNPMHISASVYINDDESGLLQDYDDFLERLVPHEPTSQYRHNDSGEDNADAHIKRQIMGREVVVAITNGKLDFGPWEQIFYGEFDGRRRKRVLVKIIGE is encoded by the coding sequence ATGAAATCCTATCGAGAAGAACTGACGTTCGACACGAAAACCCGGCGCGCCTACATCAACATAACGCCGCAGGTGGAAGCGGCGCTCAAGAAAAGCGGCGTTAAAGAGGGTCTGTGCCTCGTGAACCCGATGCATATCAGCGCCAGCGTTTACATCAACGACGACGAGTCCGGCCTGCTGCAGGACTACGACGACTTCCTGGAACGGCTGGTCCCGCATGAACCGACCAGCCAATACCGGCACAACGATTCCGGCGAGGATAACGCGGACGCACACATCAAGCGCCAGATCATGGGCCGTGAGGTCGTGGTGGCGATTACCAACGGCAAACTGGACTTCGGACCGTGGGAACAGATCTTCTATGGCGAGTTCGACGGCCGCCGGCGGAAGCGGGTCCTGGTCAAGATCATCGGCGAGTGA
- a CDS encoding SGNH/GDSL hydrolase family protein — MKLRNLLCLVLMSAVVPLANAQDHWVTTWAAAPQQGRGGPPPARANATAPGGGGAPGAGGQRGQGSGPAPAPTSFKDQTVRMIVRASLGGRRARVTVSNVYGNAPLTIGAAHAALRSKESAIVPGSDRPLMFNGKPEVTIAQGAAMTSDPVDLEIPPLGDLAISVYIPGASGQLTTHGTGLHTTYIAPGNVTAQPMLSDMTTTHSWYWITGVDVMASADAGAIVAFGDSITDGATSSNDADRSWPSVLAARLVSTPGAPKLAVLNEGISGNRILADGAGVNALARFDRDVLGQANVKWLMIMEGINDIGITTGPPRGTGPAPAPITADDLILPMKQMIERAHTHGIKVIGCTLTPYQGAAYYSDKGEEVREALNRWIKTSGAFDAVVDYDKVTQSSSNSKMLTPTFNNADHLHPNDAGYKAMADSIDLKIFTSKKK, encoded by the coding sequence ATGAAGCTGCGAAATTTGTTGTGCCTGGTTCTTATGTCGGCAGTCGTGCCGCTCGCAAACGCTCAGGATCATTGGGTCACAACCTGGGCCGCCGCCCCGCAGCAGGGTCGTGGCGGTCCGCCCCCGGCGCGGGCGAATGCCACGGCGCCCGGCGGCGGTGGCGCACCTGGAGCAGGCGGACAGCGTGGGCAGGGATCCGGCCCTGCGCCTGCTCCGACATCGTTCAAGGATCAGACTGTCCGCATGATTGTTCGTGCCAGTCTCGGCGGACGCCGTGCGCGAGTCACTGTTTCGAACGTCTATGGAAATGCGCCGCTCACGATCGGCGCCGCACACGCCGCCCTCCGGAGCAAGGAATCGGCAATCGTCCCAGGTTCAGACCGGCCGCTGATGTTCAACGGCAAGCCTGAAGTCACAATCGCCCAGGGCGCCGCCATGACGAGCGATCCCGTCGATCTGGAAATTCCGCCGTTGGGCGATCTCGCCATCAGCGTCTACATTCCCGGCGCCAGCGGCCAGCTCACCACCCATGGTACAGGTTTGCATACCACCTACATCGCGCCGGGCAATGTCACCGCCCAGCCGATGCTGAGCGATATGACCACGACTCATTCCTGGTACTGGATCACCGGAGTCGATGTAATGGCTTCCGCCGATGCGGGTGCGATCGTCGCTTTCGGCGATTCCATCACCGATGGCGCGACCTCCTCGAACGACGCGGATCGCAGCTGGCCGAGCGTGCTGGCGGCCCGTCTTGTCTCGACGCCCGGCGCGCCGAAACTGGCCGTATTGAACGAGGGTATCTCCGGAAACCGCATCCTCGCCGACGGCGCCGGCGTCAATGCGCTCGCGCGGTTCGACCGTGATGTGCTGGGACAGGCAAATGTGAAATGGCTGATGATCATGGAAGGCATCAACGATATCGGCATCACGACGGGACCGCCGCGTGGCACTGGGCCGGCGCCGGCACCCATCACCGCGGACGATCTTATTCTTCCGATGAAGCAAATGATCGAGCGCGCCCACACACATGGCATCAAGGTCATCGGATGCACCCTGACGCCATACCAGGGCGCCGCTTATTACAGCGACAAGGGAGAAGAAGTGCGCGAGGCGTTGAATCGCTGGATTAAGACCAGCGGCGCCTTCGATGCCGTCGTGGACTACGACAAGGTCACGCAGAGTTCATCGAATTCGAAGATGCTGACGCCGACCTTCAACAATGCGGATCACCTGCATCCCAACGATGCGGGATACAAAGCGATGGCGGATTCGATCGACTTGAAGATCTTCACCTCGAAGAAGAAGTAA
- a CDS encoding Uma2 family endonuclease: protein MPTEVTRKLFTVDDFYRMDEAGIFVPEERVELIGGEILEMSPVNQPHFSCVNRTAERFFGAFHGRAMISVQNALPLNRFNVPQPDIAVLKPRSDFYASLRQGPLDAFFVVEVSDTTFRFDRNIKLPLYAEAGIPEVWIENLKEGVLLVFRGPVGNDYKTKLILRRAQSVSPLAFPDVLFKIEDLLG, encoded by the coding sequence ATGCCAACGGAAGTCACCAGGAAATTGTTTACGGTCGACGATTTTTATCGAATGGATGAGGCCGGCATTTTTGTCCCCGAGGAGCGTGTGGAGCTTATTGGGGGGGAGATCCTCGAGATGTCTCCCGTAAACCAGCCGCACTTCTCTTGTGTCAACCGAACTGCTGAACGGTTCTTTGGCGCATTTCACGGTAGGGCGATGATCAGTGTCCAGAATGCGCTGCCGTTAAATCGGTTCAACGTGCCGCAGCCCGATATTGCGGTTCTGAAACCGCGTTCCGACTTTTACGCGTCTCTGCGTCAAGGCCCGCTTGATGCATTCTTTGTTGTTGAAGTGTCCGATACGACGTTTCGTTTCGACCGAAACATCAAGCTTCCCCTCTACGCTGAGGCAGGCATTCCAGAGGTGTGGATCGAAAACCTGAAAGAAGGCGTGCTCCTGGTCTTCCGCGGTCCGGTGGGTAATGATTACAAGACCAAACTCATTCTGCGCCGCGCACAGTCTGTGTCACCCTTGGCATTTCCAGACGTTCTATTCAAAATAGAAGACCTCCTGGGATAA
- a CDS encoding DEAD/DEAH box helicase family protein gives MNKKELTETDIRTKFITPAIIGLNGDKWNVMTQLQEERYITKGRVIVRGKTVTRGEARKVDYLLFYKPNIPIAVVEAKDNNHSVGAGMQQALEYAEMLDVPFAYSSNGDAFLEHDRTGISGTVEREIPLDQFPAPAELWARYSKSRGYDTAQEKIASQDYYDDGSVKAPRYYQLTAINRTVDAIARGENRILLVMATGTGKTYTAFQIIWRLWKSGARKRILFLVDRNILADQTKTNDFKPFGQAMTKITNRTADKAFEIYLSLYQAVTGTEEEQNIYKQFSPDFFDLVIVDECHRGSADADAAWRKVLEYFSSATQIGLTATPRETREISNIEYFGEPIYTYSLRQGISDGFLAPYKVVRIGIDKDLDGWRPEEGKTDKYGQEIEDREYNDLDFDRNLILEKRTELVATRISEFLKSTDRFAKTIVFCENIDHAERMRQALVNANPDLAAANKRYVMRITGDNDEGKAQLDNFIDPESTFPVIATTSRLMSTGVDAQTCRLIVLDRRIASMTEFKQIIGRGTRINEDYNKLFFTIMDFKRATTLFADPAFDGDPVQIYEPVERDPVVPPGDEGAGIVGIDPGELTSISGAGAPERPTKYVVDDVEVVVATERVQYLGANGRLITESLKDYTRKKVRGTYASLDAFLNAWHAADRKQAIVEELAGRGVFLDELAEQVGRDYDAFDLVCHVVFDQPPLTRRERVERVRKRNVFAKYGAKTRAVLNALLDKYADGGVKSVESMEILKVEPMTEFGTPVEIVRLFGGKDNYLAAVREIETQLYERVN, from the coding sequence ATGAACAAGAAAGAGCTCACCGAAACCGATATCCGCACGAAGTTCATTACTCCGGCGATCATCGGCTTAAACGGCGACAAATGGAACGTGATGACACAGCTTCAGGAGGAGCGCTACATCACGAAAGGCCGAGTCATTGTCCGGGGCAAGACAGTGACACGCGGTGAGGCCCGCAAGGTCGATTACCTCTTGTTCTATAAACCGAACATTCCGATAGCCGTGGTCGAAGCCAAGGACAATAATCACTCCGTCGGCGCCGGCATGCAGCAGGCATTGGAATATGCCGAGATGCTGGACGTACCATTCGCCTACAGTTCCAACGGTGACGCCTTCCTTGAGCATGACCGGACGGGAATATCGGGAACCGTCGAGCGCGAGATCCCCCTCGATCAGTTTCCGGCTCCAGCAGAACTCTGGGCCCGCTACAGCAAGTCCAGAGGCTATGACACGGCGCAGGAAAAGATTGCCTCGCAGGACTATTACGACGACGGGTCCGTGAAAGCGCCTCGTTACTATCAGCTTACGGCGATCAACCGGACGGTCGACGCGATCGCTCGTGGCGAGAACCGCATCCTGCTGGTCATGGCGACGGGAACCGGCAAGACGTATACGGCGTTTCAGATCATCTGGCGGTTATGGAAATCGGGCGCGAGGAAACGCATCCTGTTCCTGGTCGATCGCAACATCCTGGCCGATCAAACCAAAACCAACGACTTCAAGCCGTTCGGCCAGGCCATGACCAAGATCACCAATCGTACGGCCGACAAAGCCTTCGAAATCTATCTCTCGTTGTATCAGGCGGTAACGGGCACCGAAGAAGAACAGAACATCTATAAGCAGTTCTCACCCGATTTTTTCGATCTCGTCATCGTCGACGAGTGCCATCGGGGAAGCGCCGATGCGGATGCCGCCTGGCGCAAGGTGCTGGAATATTTTTCCTCGGCGACGCAGATCGGTCTCACGGCCACTCCCCGCGAAACCAGGGAAATCTCCAACATCGAGTACTTCGGCGAGCCGATCTACACCTACTCTCTCCGGCAGGGAATCTCCGACGGCTTTCTGGCTCCCTATAAGGTTGTGCGAATCGGAATCGACAAAGACCTGGATGGCTGGAGACCCGAGGAAGGGAAAACGGACAAATACGGCCAGGAAATCGAGGACCGGGAATACAACGACCTCGATTTCGATCGTAACCTCATCCTCGAAAAGCGCACCGAACTCGTCGCCACCAGGATCTCGGAGTTTCTCAAATCGACAGACCGCTTTGCCAAAACGATCGTCTTCTGCGAGAACATCGATCACGCCGAGCGAATGCGGCAAGCCCTGGTCAACGCCAACCCGGATCTCGCGGCAGCCAACAAGCGTTACGTCATGCGCATCACCGGTGACAACGATGAAGGGAAAGCCCAACTGGACAACTTCATCGATCCGGAATCCACTTTCCCGGTGATCGCCACCACGTCGCGCCTGATGAGCACCGGCGTCGATGCGCAAACCTGCCGCCTCATTGTCCTCGACCGGCGCATTGCGTCGATGACCGAATTCAAGCAGATCATCGGCCGGGGCACCCGGATCAACGAGGACTACAACAAGCTTTTCTTCACGATCATGGATTTCAAGCGGGCGACGACCTTGTTCGCCGACCCCGCTTTTGACGGCGATCCCGTCCAGATATACGAACCCGTTGAACGCGATCCGGTTGTCCCGCCCGGCGATGAAGGGGCGGGAATCGTGGGCATCGATCCCGGCGAATTAACCTCGATTTCCGGCGCCGGTGCGCCCGAAAGGCCAACAAAATACGTCGTGGATGATGTCGAAGTTGTCGTCGCGACCGAGCGGGTTCAGTACCTGGGTGCCAATGGCAGACTGATCACCGAATCCCTGAAGGACTACACCCGAAAGAAAGTTCGCGGGACATACGCATCTCTGGATGCGTTCCTGAATGCGTGGCACGCTGCCGACCGGAAACAGGCGATCGTTGAAGAACTGGCCGGTCGCGGAGTATTTCTAGATGAACTGGCCGAACAGGTCGGCCGGGACTATGACGCCTTCGACCTGGTTTGCCACGTGGTTTTCGATCAACCGCCGCTGACGCGTCGCGAGCGCGTCGAACGAGTTCGCAAACGCAACGTCTTTGCCAAATACGGTGCAAAGACCCGCGCTGTCCTCAACGCATTGTTGGATAAATACGCCGATGGCGGCGTGAAGAGCGTCGAGTCCATGGAGATTCTCAAGGTGGAACCGATGACCGAATTCGGAACGCCGGTCGAGATCGTGCGTCTTTTCGGAGGTAAGGACAACTACCTCGCCGCAGTCCGGGAGATCGAAACCCAGCTATACGAAAGAGTTAATTGA
- a CDS encoding restriction endonuclease subunit S: MTLEIFFEKFVCFTEAPDAVPNIKRIVRRLAVRGRLVPQDPNDEHASAGLKAADVDLERWIVAYDEHRHPVPKTWTWMRFGGVGDQRLGKMLDRQKNRGEPRPYLRNTNVQWMRFDLDDVKQMRVEKVEENQLRLMKDDLLICEGGEPGRCAVWNDQVADMYFQKALHRVRPCSAILSQFLALNFQVDSENGVLATLFTGATIKHLTGRSLSQYLIPIPPLAEQWRIVTKVNELVALCDRLEVQQQERETRHAALARASLDRFADAPTSANLNFLFDGSYPIAPAELRKAILTLAVQGKLVPQDPNDEPAGEIIKRIDMEKGCLADDWVTKRSSELHRQEVMPEPVGLASGWISTALSDLCTSITDGDHLPPPQTDDGIPFLVISDVRWGGIDFMACRYVPEEYFSKLDPIRKPKAGDILYTLVGSFGIPVIVDIERPFCVQRHIAIIRPSKSVSIKYVAFLLESDLVLKQAAAIATGIAQKTVPLSGLRRIRVPLPPLAEQRRIVAKIDQLMTLVDRLAEQLEASRETGEELVEALVADLIPQE, translated from the coding sequence ATGACGCTGGAGATATTTTTCGAAAAGTTCGTCTGCTTTACCGAAGCTCCCGATGCCGTGCCGAACATAAAGCGGATCGTTCGTCGGCTTGCTGTACGAGGCAGACTCGTCCCTCAGGATCCCAACGATGAACATGCATCAGCTGGGCTCAAGGCGGCGGACGTTGATCTTGAAAGATGGATAGTGGCTTACGACGAGCACCGACACCCAGTCCCTAAGACGTGGACGTGGATGCGATTTGGCGGTGTCGGTGACCAAAGGCTCGGAAAGATGCTCGACCGGCAGAAGAACCGTGGAGAGCCGAGGCCTTATCTTCGAAATACCAATGTTCAATGGATGCGCTTTGACCTCGATGATGTGAAACAAATGCGAGTTGAGAAGGTAGAAGAAAACCAACTGCGACTCATGAAGGACGACCTGCTTATTTGCGAAGGCGGTGAACCGGGGCGTTGTGCCGTTTGGAATGACCAAGTCGCAGACATGTATTTCCAGAAGGCTCTCCATCGTGTTCGGCCCTGCAGTGCGATTCTTTCGCAGTTCTTGGCCTTAAACTTTCAGGTGGACTCCGAAAATGGTGTCCTTGCGACACTTTTTACCGGCGCGACCATTAAACATCTCACTGGGCGTTCCCTAAGCCAATATCTCATTCCTATTCCGCCCCTCGCCGAGCAATGGAGGATCGTAACGAAGGTGAATGAGTTGGTGGCGTTGTGTGATCGGCTCGAAGTGCAGCAGCAGGAACGGGAAACGCGGCACGCCGCGCTGGCACGCGCGTCGCTCGACAGATTTGCAGACGCACCCACGTCGGCAAACCTCAACTTCCTGTTCGACGGCTCATACCCCATCGCTCCCGCCGAGCTGCGCAAGGCTATTCTTACCCTCGCCGTCCAAGGCAAACTCGTCCCACAGGACCCAAACGATGAGCCGGCAGGCGAGATCATAAAACGCATCGATATGGAAAAGGGCTGTTTGGCTGACGATTGGGTAACAAAAAGATCGTCTGAATTACATAGGCAGGAAGTCATGCCTGAGCCCGTCGGGCTTGCAAGTGGCTGGATATCGACCGCACTTTCGGACCTATGTACGTCGATTACCGACGGCGATCATCTGCCCCCGCCACAAACAGACGATGGAATTCCGTTTCTGGTGATTAGCGATGTTCGCTGGGGCGGCATCGATTTCATGGCATGCCGCTATGTGCCTGAGGAATATTTTTCCAAACTAGACCCGATCCGAAAGCCCAAAGCAGGGGACATCCTTTACACGTTGGTTGGCTCTTTTGGAATACCGGTCATTGTCGACATTGAACGCCCCTTCTGTGTGCAGAGGCACATCGCTATCATCCGCCCTTCAAAAAGTGTCTCCATCAAATATGTGGCCTTCCTCCTGGAAAGCGACTTGGTGCTGAAACAAGCGGCAGCGATCGCGACTGGAATCGCACAGAAAACGGTTCCCCTTTCTGGCCTTAGGCGTATACGCGTCCCACTTCCACCCCTCGCCGAACAGCGCCGGATTGTAGCCAAAATAGATCAACTCATGACGTTGGTGGATCGGTTGGCAGAGCAGCTCGAAGCCTCTCGGGAAACCGGCGAGGAACTGGTCGAGGCCCTCGTCGCCGACCTCATTCCTCAGGAGTGA
- a CDS encoding DUF3820 family protein: MDDLTELANARMPFGKYKDRYLADLPETYLVWFSREGFPEGKLGRMLAAMLELKVNGLEKLLVPLRRSGKEV, from the coding sequence ATGGATGACTTGACGGAGTTGGCCAACGCACGCATGCCGTTTGGCAAATATAAGGATCGATATCTGGCTGACCTGCCGGAGACCTACCTGGTCTGGTTCTCGCGCGAGGGCTTCCCGGAAGGCAAGTTGGGCAGGATGCTCGCGGCCATGCTGGAGCTGAAAGTCAACGGCCTGGAAAAGCTCCTTGTTCCCCTGCGCCGCAGCGGGAAAGAGGTCTGA
- a CDS encoding class I SAM-dependent DNA methyltransferase — MPNVSNIVKTIQDIMRKDAGTYGDAQRLEQLGWMFFLKIFDDHEKELELLRDKYKSPLPKNLRWSSWATDPEGITGEALLDFVNNILLPKLKALTGGVDRIAGLIRMTFEDANNYMKNGTLMRQVINKINGIDFNVSDDRHMFGDIYEKLLKDLQSAGNAGEFYTPRAVTQFIVEQVNPRLGETVLDPACGTGGFLVCTIEHLRKQAKTEDDEQSIQECFAGIEKKHLPHVLCMTNLLLHGIDVPSNVRHDNTLSRPLRDWSPKERVDVVVTNPPFGGMEEDGIESNFPTEFRTRETADLFLVLLMKILKPGGRAGLVLPDGTLFGEGVKTRIKEALLADCNLHTIVRLPNGVFSPYTGIRTNLLFFTKGQPTTEIWYYEHPYPPGAKSYNKGKPIRIEEFQPERAWWDNRVENEQAWRVPIDQIKAGSYNLDLKNPHNPDAGPGDVDHLLPEYEKLLAQIAGTRDALKRELLRALMATAGTSE, encoded by the coding sequence ATGCCGAACGTTTCCAATATCGTCAAGACCATCCAGGACATCATGCGGAAGGATGCCGGCACCTACGGCGACGCGCAGCGCCTCGAGCAGCTCGGCTGGATGTTCTTCCTGAAGATTTTCGACGACCACGAAAAAGAACTCGAACTCCTGCGAGACAAATACAAGTCTCCGCTGCCAAAGAATCTGCGCTGGTCCTCATGGGCGACGGACCCCGAGGGAATCACCGGCGAGGCGCTGCTCGATTTCGTCAACAACATACTGCTACCCAAGCTGAAGGCGCTCACGGGCGGTGTGGATCGGATCGCAGGCCTGATTCGCATGACCTTTGAGGATGCCAACAACTACATGAAAAATGGCACCTTGATGCGTCAGGTCATCAACAAGATCAACGGCATCGACTTCAATGTCTCCGATGATCGTCACATGTTCGGCGACATCTATGAAAAGTTGCTGAAAGACCTCCAGTCCGCAGGTAATGCCGGCGAGTTCTACACGCCGCGCGCCGTGACGCAGTTCATCGTCGAACAGGTGAATCCCCGGCTCGGCGAAACGGTCCTCGACCCCGCCTGCGGGACCGGCGGATTTCTCGTGTGCACGATTGAGCATCTGCGCAAGCAGGCAAAGACTGAAGACGACGAACAAAGCATCCAGGAATGTTTCGCCGGTATTGAGAAGAAACACCTTCCTCACGTCCTGTGCATGACCAACCTCCTGCTGCACGGCATCGATGTCCCCTCCAACGTCCGCCACGACAACACCCTCTCCCGCCCGCTTCGCGACTGGTCGCCGAAGGAGCGCGTGGACGTGGTCGTTACGAATCCACCTTTTGGCGGCATGGAGGAAGACGGCATCGAATCGAATTTTCCAACGGAATTCCGAACCCGGGAGACCGCGGACCTCTTTCTCGTTCTACTCATGAAGATTCTCAAGCCCGGCGGCCGCGCCGGACTGGTGTTGCCCGATGGAACCCTCTTCGGCGAAGGTGTCAAAACGCGAATTAAGGAAGCGCTGCTCGCCGATTGCAACCTCCACACCATCGTTCGGCTGCCCAACGGCGTCTTTAGCCCATACACCGGAATCCGCACGAACTTGCTGTTTTTTACCAAAGGCCAGCCGACCACTGAAATTTGGTATTACGAGCACCCCTATCCGCCCGGTGCGAAAAGCTACAACAAGGGGAAACCCATTCGCATTGAGGAGTTCCAACCGGAGCGAGCGTGGTGGGATAACCGAGTGGAAAACGAGCAGGCTTGGCGGGTCCCTATTGACCAGATCAAGGCAGGCAGCTACAACCTCGACCTCAAGAACCCACACAACCCCGATGCGGGTCCCGGAGACGTCGATCATCTCCTGCCGGAATACGAAAAGCTCCTCGCCCAGATCGCGGGAACTCGCGATGCCCTAAAGCGGGAACTGCTACGCGCTCTAATGGCAACCGCCGGAACTTCTGAATGA
- a CDS encoding energy transducer TonB, which translates to MRNTQPVRKGGVIQAANLIQQIKPSYPLLARQARVQGVVVMEAEISKDGSVQSLRVISGHPLLNQAALDAVRQWKYRPTLLNGEPVEVLTTITVTFTLQ; encoded by the coding sequence ATCAGGAACACGCAGCCGGTACGAAAAGGCGGAGTCATCCAGGCGGCGAATCTGATTCAACAGATCAAGCCGTCTTATCCGCTCTTAGCGCGGCAGGCGCGGGTTCAGGGAGTTGTTGTCATGGAAGCCGAGATCAGCAAGGACGGATCCGTCCAAAGCCTGCGTGTTATTTCTGGGCATCCGCTGTTGAATCAGGCGGCGCTCGACGCCGTTCGGCAATGGAAGTACCGTCCGACGCTGTTGAACGGCGAACCCGTGGAGGTTCTCACCACGATCACCGTAACGTTTACCTTGCAGTAA